Genomic segment of Sodaliphilus pleomorphus:
TGAGCTCGACGCCGGCAACATCGCTGGCTGCCAGGTGATAGAGCTGGCCGACGACCGCGACCACCCCCTGGGCGAGATACTGGGCTGAGCGCGGCGCAGGCGCCTGGCTCACTCTGGAAACGATACATCATTGTTTTATCATAATATCATAACACGTGTGATGAAAAATATAGTTTTATTGCTGGCAGTGCTCGCCGCCATTCTGGGTCTGGCGAGCTGCCACACCACCGAGGCCAACTATAAGGCGGCCTATGACAAGGCTGTGGAGAAGACCCGCGAAAACATGGGCGAGGACAACTATGCCCACATGCAGGCTGCACGCATGGCCTATACCGAGGTTGTGAACGGCGACAGCGTGCGCCTGCTGCGCTCCTTCTGCAACATCGTCGACGGCAAGCCGACCGACGTGAAGAAATACAGCATCGTGGTGGCCATGTTCGACCAGGTGATCAACGCCCGCAGCTACCGCGACCGTCTGCACACCAAGGAGGGTTTCGACTCCTATATCGTCTACACTGCCAAAGACAAGAAATATTGCGTCGTGGCCCAGGGCTACGACAACAAGGGCCAGGCAGCGGCCTTTGTGACCCACATCGACGAGTACATGCACATGCGCGTGCTCGTGCCCCGCGCCTGGATTCTCGAGAAGCTGTGAAACGCGGTGAGGCATGGCTCGGCCTTGTCTTGCTATAGTAAAATGTGATGAGATATGACGACGAACTACGATTTCGACAAGATAGTCGACCGCAGCCGCACGGCGACTGTGAAACACGACGCCTTGCAAGAGGAATTTGGCCGCAGCGACCTGCTGCCCTTGTGGGTAGCCGACATGGACTTTGAGGTGTGCCCGACCATCACCCAGGCCCTGAGCCGTCGCATTGAGGGCAATCACATCTATGGCTACACTGTGCCTTCGCCAGGCTACTGGCAGTCGATCATCGACTGGCAGGCACGCCGCAACGGCTTCGGCTTCACCCGCGACGAGCTCACCTTCATCCCCGGCGTTGTCACCGGTTTCGGCCTGGCCTTGAACTTCTTTACCCGCCCGGGCGACAAGGTTGTGATACAAGAGCCTGTATACCACCCCTTCAGGAGGCTCATCGCCGGCAACGGCCGCCGCGTGGTCAACAACGCGCTGCTCAATCGCGGCAACGGCTGCTACGAGATGGACCTGGAGGGCCTGGAACGCATCTTCAAGCAAGAAGAACCCCGCATGATGGTGCTGTGCAACCCCCACAATCCCATAGGTATTGCCTGGCCTGCCAGCGTGCTACGTCAGGTGGCCAGCCTGGCCCGCAAGCACGGCGTCATCGTCTTCGACGACGAGATACACAGCGACCTCATGCTCTATGGGCACAAGCATGCCGCCTTTGCCGCCGTGAGCGACGATGCCGCTGCGGTGGCCCTCACCCTGGGCGCGCCCACCAAGACGTTCAATATCGCCGGGCTCGAGTCGTCGTGGTGCGTGGTCAAGAACCCCGACTTGCGCAAGCCCTTCTACAACTGGCTTGGCACCAACGAGCTCAACTCGCCCACCATGGTGGCCACGCTGGCCACCGAGGCTGCCTACACCTGTGGCGAGCCCTGGCTGGAACAGTGCCTGCACTACATCGAGGCCAATGTCGACTATGTTGCCGCCTATTGCCGCCAGCACCTCGACGGCATCGTCGCCGTCAAGCCACAGGCCTCCTATCTGGTGTGGCTCGATTGCACCGCGCTGGGCTTGAGCCACGAGCAGCTGGTGTCGCTCTTTGTCGACAAGGCGCACCTGGCGCTCAACGACGGCGCCATGTTTGGCCGCGGCGGCGAGGGCCACATGCGCCTCAACTGCGCCACCCCGCGCAGCAATTTGGTCGAGGCAATGCGCCGCTTGACCGATGCAATTTAGTCGTTTGACGACACATTGCCGTTTTACACCCGGCAAAACAATGACAGTTGAAATTTATTGTGTATCTTTGCTTGCGATAAATAAGGTATAAAGGAAAATGATTTTTAGACATGTAGGACGCTGGTTGGCCTATCTGCTCATCTTCTTCTTCACCTCGACCATACTGGCCGTGGTGGCGTTCAAGTACATTCCAGTCTACTACACGCCGCTCATGGTGTTGCGTTGCATGGAGCAGATTGCCGACGGCCGCACGCCCAAAATCGACCACCAGTGGGTGCCCCTGAGCCAAATGTCGCACAACCTGCCCCAGGCTGTCGTGGCCAGCGAAGACAACCGTTTTCTCGAGCACCACGGCTTCGACACCGAGGAGATTGCCCGCGCCTATCTCGAGAGCCGCCGCGGCGGCAGGGAGCGCGGCGCCAGCACCATCAGCCAGCAGACGGCCAAGAACGTGTTTCTGTGGCCGGGACACAGCTGGGTGCGCAAGGGCTTTGAGGCCTATTTCACAGTGCTCATCGAGAATATATGGGGCAAGGAGCGCATCATGGAGGTCTACCTCAACAGCATCGAGATGGGCGACGGCATCTATGGCGTGAAAGCAGCCTGCCGCCACAGCTTCGACAAGGATTGCGGCGATGTGACCAAGCACGAGGCAGCCTTGATTGCCGCCTCGCTTCCAGCCCCGCTGGAGCGCGACTCCAAGCACCCGTCGGGGCGCATGCTCAATCGCGCAGGCAAGGTGGTCGACCTCATGGGCAAGATCGAGACCATGCCCTGGGGCAGGCGCTGACGGCTGGCCCCCGGGGGGGCGAAAAGTGGTTGCCGCAAGAACCACCGGCACAGTGGTCAAAAAAAGATCGCCACACGGTTTTTCCTCAGGTGTTTTTTCATTTTTTGACCAAATGAGACTTTAGTTATCTATGATTTTTACAGTTTTATGGTAATTTGGACAAGATTAGGTCAGAATTGTATAAATCCTACCAAAATTAATATTGCTAATTTTGCCGCCGATTACAAAATCTAAGATAAAGTCGTGACAAATAATGTGATGTGTGCAGCTCAGGAACTGCATGGGAGCACTTCTTGGCAGCCACGGTCTGAAAGTATATAAGAACTATTATTTAACAATATAATAACATCGATAAATTATGTTTGAGAAAATGAAGTTAAAAAGAGTGTCGCAAGCAATGTTGACACTTGGTGCTATCGCACTCTTGACCGGTTGCAAAGGGAAAACCGACCCCATGGCCGGCATGCAGGGTCAGAATGCGGCAGCAGTTGCCACCTACACGGTGACCTCGGGCGACCTGAGCCTGGACAACGAGTATCCCGCCACCATCAAGGGCAAGATGGATATTGCTGTGCGGCCCATGATCTCGGGCACCATCACCCGGGTGTGTGTCGACGAGGGTCAGCGTGTGACCAAGGGCCAGCTGCTCTTCCTGATCGACGACGTGCAATACCAGGCCGCCGTGCGCAGTGCCGAGGCTGGCGTGGCCAGCGCCAAGGCCGCCGTGGCCAGCGCCGAGTCGCAAGTGACCACTATCCAGTCGAGCGTGGCTACCGCCCGTCTCACGGCTACCAACCAGAAGAAACTGCTCGACAAGGGCATCATCAGCAACTATCAGTATCAAACGGCCGACCTCAACCTCAAGTCGGCTCAGTCGCAGCTCAATGCAGCACGCCAGGCCGTGGGCCAGTCGCGTGCAGCACTGGCACAGGCCCAGCAACAGGTGGTCAACGCCCGCAAAAACCTGTCCTACTCGCGCGTTGTGGCACCTTGCGACGGCGTGGTGGGCGAGATTCCCAACCGCGAGGGGTCGCTCGCAAGCCCCAGCGGAACACCACTCACTACCATAAGCGACAACAGCCAGGTATATGCCTATTTCTCTTTCAACGAGAAGCAGGTGCTTGCCCTCACCAAGAACGGCAGCGTGAGCCTGCAAGCCGCCATCTCGCAATTGCCGCAAGTGAAGCTCAAGCTCTCCAATGGCGAAATCTACGGCCAGGTGGGCCGCGTCTCGACCGTGAGCGGTGTGCTCGACCAGAGCACGGGCAGCGCCCAGGTGCGTGCCCTGTTCCCCAACGTGAACGGCATGCTGCGCAGCGGCTCTACCGGCTCGGTGCTCATCCCGGCCACCACTGGCCGTTGCCTGATTATCCCGCAGAAGGCTACCTATGAGGTGCAAGACCAGAAATATGTGTATGTCGTGGGACCTGGCCGCAAGGCCACCTCGCGTGCCATCACCGTCATGGACCAGAACGACGGCCAGAACTATGCCGTGACCAGCGGCTTGAGCGTGGGCGACGTGATTGTGGTCGAGGGTGTGGGCACCCAGGTGAAGGAAGGCACCACCATTCTCACCAAGGCACAGGCCTCAGCTGCCATGAAGGCCATGGCTGCCGGCGCCAAGAAGAAGTAAACCGAGAGATAGTGACTTACACAGCTCTCAATACAAGACACATATCGACAAAGTATAAAGCGTAATGAATCTAAAGTTATTTATAAATCGTCCTGTGCTCTCAACGGTGATCTCGATTTTCATCGTCATTCTGGGCGCAATCGGACTCTCAAGCCTGCCGCTGGAGCAATATCCAAGCATCGCTCCTCCCACGGTCATGGTGGATGCCACCTATACTGGTGCCAATGCTCAGACCGTGATGAACGCTGTGATTGAGCCTCTTGAAGAGCAAATCAACGGTGTGGAAGGCATGGACTACATGACGTCGACCGCAGCCGCCGGTTCGGCCAGTATCACTGTCACCTTCAAGCCTGGCACCAACCCCGACATGGATGCCGTCAACGTGCAAAACCGCGTGAGCCAGGCTCAGGGCCTGCTGCCCTCTGAGGTGACCCGCGTGGGTGTGACTACCATAAAGAGCCAAACCTCGATGCTCATGGCTATATCGCTGGTCGACACCACCGATACCTACTCGTCGCAGTTCCTCGACGGTTACATGAGCATCAATGTGCTGCCCGAAATCAAGCGTGTGACCGGTGTGGGCGAGACCTTCCAGACGGCTTCCGACTACTCGATGCGCATCTGGCTGCAGCCCGACAAAATGGCTCAGTACAACCTCATGCCAAGCGACATCACTGCTGCCTTGAGCGACCAGAACATCGAGGCTGCCCCAGGCAGCTTCGGCGAGAACGGTCACCAGAGCTTCGAGTATGACCTGCGCTACAAGGGCCGCTTGTCGACGCCCCAGCAATTCGATAGCATCGTGGTGCGCACCGACGGCGACAATGTGCTCTACCTCACCGACGTGGCCAAGGTCGAGCTCGGTAGCTTGATGTACAGCTTCAAGTCGACGGCCAACGGCCACCCGGGAAGCTCCATGATGATCATGCAGTCGGCTGGCAGCAACGCCTTCGACGTGATCAACAATATCCTGGCCAAGATGGACCAGATGAAGAAAGAACTGCCCAAGGGCATGACCTTTGTGGTGCCTATGAACACCAACGTGTTCCTCAGCGCCTCGATCCACGAGGTGGAGAAGACGCTCATCGAGGCCTTCATCCTCGTGTTCCTGGTGGTGTATATCTTCCTGCAAGACTTGCGCTCCACCATCATCCCCGCCATTGCTATCCCGGTGGCCCTGATCGGTACGTTCGCCTTGCTCTACCTGCTCGACTTCTCCATCAACCTGCTCACCCTCTCGGCACTGGTGCTGGCCATTGCTATCGTGGTCGACGATGCCATTGTGGTGGTCGAGGCGGTGCACGCCAAGCTCGACGAGGGCTATCACAGTGCCCGCCAGGCCGCTATCGATGCCATGGCCGAGATAGGCTCGGCCATCATCTCCATCACCCTGGTCATGATGCTGGTGTTTATCCCCGTGTCGTTCATGCCTGGAGTTGAGGGCACCTTCTACAAGCAGTTTGGTCTCACTATGGCCTTTGCTATCGGCATCTCGGCCATCAATGCCTTGACGCTGTCGCCGGCCTTGTGCGCAGTGTTCCTCAAGCCTCACAAGAAAGAAGACGATGAGCTCGACGAGGACGGCAAGCCCAAGCGCTCGCGCCGCCCATCGCTGGTGAGCCGTTTTCACGACGGTTTCAACAAGAACTACGACAAGCTGCTGGGCGTGTATCGCCGTTGCGTGCAATTCTTCATTCGCACCAAGTGGCTGGCTCTGGGCATTGTGGCTGTGGTGATTGCCGTGCTCATCTTCTTGATGAATACTACCTCGACTGGTTTTGTGCCCAATGAGGACACGGGTACCGTCATGATATCGATGTCGCTGCCCCCGGCAAGCGGCCAGGACCGCACCATCGCCGTGGCCGACGCTGTCGACAAGATTGTGGGCCAGTTGCCCGAGGTCGACAGCCGCATGACGGTGCAGGGCTACTCGCTGCTGGGCGACCAGGGCAACAACCAGGCCACGTGCATCGTCAAGCTCAAGCCTTGGGACGAGCGTGAACGCCGCAGCGACGAGATCATCAAGACCCTCTACATGCAGACGGGTATGGCCGTCAAGGATGGTACAGTCATGATCTTCGCACCGCCCATGGTGGCAGGTTACGGCGCATCGAGCGGTTTCACTGTCGAGCTGCAAGACAAGACGGGCGGCGACATCAACAAGCTGTTCCAGATCGAGCAGCAGTTCTGCGCCGAGCTCATGAAGCATCCCGAGGTGCAAATGGCCTACTCGGCCTTCAACCCCTCTTACCCGCAATACATGGTCAACGTCGACGAGGCCAAGGCTGCCCGCGCCGGTCTGGGCACGTCGGGTGTGCTCGCGACACTGCAGGGCTACTACGGCGGCATGTATGTGTCCAACTTCAACCGCTTCGGCAAGATCTACCGAGTGATGTTGCAGGCCGACCCGGCTGCTCGTGTCAGCCCCGAGACGCTCAACCAGATCAAGGTGCGCACCGCCACGGGCATGACGCCCATCACCGACTTCGTGTCGCTCAGCCGCGTCTATGCTCCGCAGTCGCTCTCACGCTTCAACATGTATTCCAACATCGAGGTCACCGGTACGGTCAACCAGGGCTACTCTTCGGGCCAGGCCCTGAAGGTGGTGGAGGAAGTGGCCAGCAAGGTGCTGCCCACTGGCTACGGCTACGAGTACTCGGGCCTGTCGCGTGAGGAGGCCAAGTCGACCAACTCCACGACCACCATCTTCATCCTGTGCTTGCTCTTTGTGTACCTCATCCTGAGCGCCCTCTACGAGAGCTACATTCTGCCTCTGGCCGTGATTCTCTCGGTTCCAATGGGATTGTTTGGCTCCTTTGTGTTTGCCAACATCTTTGGGGTTGAAAACAACATCTACCTCAAGATTTCGCTCATCATGCTTATCGGTCTGCTTGCCAAGAACGCCATCCTCATCATCCAGTTCTCGCTCGAGCGCCGTCGCACCGGCATGAGCATCGTGGGGTCGGCCGTGGCAGGTGCACAAGCCCGCTTGCGTCCTATCTTGATGACCTCGCTGGCCATGATCATCGGTCTGTTGCCCCTCATGCTTGCCAACGGCGTGGGCGCCAACGGCAACCGCTCGCTGGGCACCGGCGCTGTGGGCGGCATGCTCATCGGCACAATTCTGCAGGTGCTCATCGTCCCCACCTTGTTTGTCATCTTCCAAAGCGCGCAAGAGAAGATCAAGCCCTTGCGCTGGAAGGACAAGGACAACTCTGAGATTGAGCGTGAGATAAGGCAGTACACGCCCGATAAAATTACTTACAATAAAGACGAAGACGAAGAACAGTAATGATGAAACGTAAATATATATCCTTAGCAGTCGTCATGGTGGCCCTGGCCACCATGATGGGCGGCTGCAAAATGTACAAGGAGTACACCACTCCTACCGATGTGCCCATCATCGACGAGTATGCCCGGGTGAAAGACGCTCCGCAAGACAGCACCTCGCTGGGCAACCTGGGCTGGCGACAGGTGTTCACCGACCCGTTGCTGCAGAGCTACATCGAGCGCGCGCTGGCCAACAACACCAGCCTCAAGAATACCAAGCTCAACGTCGACATTGCCGAGGCCAGGCTGCAAGGCGCCAAGTTGTCCTACCTGCCCAGCCTCACCTTCTCGCCCAATGGCGCTGGCGTGAAACTGGGCGACAACAGCATGGACTGGGGCTGGCAGCTCCCGCTCACCCTGAGTTGGCAAACCGACATCTACGGCCAAATCACCAACAACAAGCGCAGCGCCGAGAGCGCAGTGCGCTATGCGCAATACTACAACCAGGCCGTGCAGTCGCAGCTCATCGCCAGCGTGGCTACCTGCTACTACAACCTGGTGTCGCTCAACAACCAGTTGAAAATCTACAACGAGAATGCCCAGCTGGCCAAGGAGACCAACAAGACGATGAAGGACATGAAGGAGAGCGCCCGCGCCGGCTACACCGAGGTGGCCGTGGTGCAGAGCGAGGCTCAATACCAGAGCATCCTGGGCACCATCCCCAATATCGAGCTCAGCATCGCACAGCTCAACAACACGCTCTCGCTGCTCATGAACGAGAAGCCGCAGCAGTGGCCCGTCAACCAGGGTTCTGAGCTTGCCCTGCCGGCACAGTTCACCGGCGGCGTGCCCATCACCTACCTGGCTGCCCGCCCCGACGTGCGCGAGAGCGAGGAAAACTTCGCCCAGGCCTACTATGCCACCAACATTGCCCGGGCCAACTTCTACCCGCAACTGTCGATCACTGCCACCGGCGCCTATGGCACCCTCATGGGCAGCAGTGTCATCGACCCTGCCAAGTGGCTTGTGAACCTGGCTGGCTCGCTCGTGGCGCCCCTCTTCGACAAGGGGCAGAACATGGCTACCCTCAAGGCTGCCAAGGCCCGCCAGGAGCAGGCACTCAACAACTTCCAATACTCGATATTGAGTGCCAGCGCCGACGTGTCGAACGCCCTGGCCAACATTCAGGCCTATCGCACTCAGCAGGCCAACGTCGAGCAGCAAGAGGCCGCTCTGGCCAAGGCTGTGAGCTACAACAAAGACCTGTTGAGTCTCTACACCACTACCTATCTTGATGTGATCAGCGCACAGCAGTCGCTGCTCGCAGCACAGATTTCTCTCGAGAATGTGAA
This window contains:
- a CDS encoding SPOR domain-containing protein, yielding MKNIVLLLAVLAAILGLASCHTTEANYKAAYDKAVEKTRENMGEDNYAHMQAARMAYTEVVNGDSVRLLRSFCNIVDGKPTDVKKYSIVVAMFDQVINARSYRDRLHTKEGFDSYIVYTAKDKKYCVVAQGYDNKGQAAAFVTHIDEYMHMRVLVPRAWILEKL
- a CDS encoding MalY/PatB family protein, giving the protein MTTNYDFDKIVDRSRTATVKHDALQEEFGRSDLLPLWVADMDFEVCPTITQALSRRIEGNHIYGYTVPSPGYWQSIIDWQARRNGFGFTRDELTFIPGVVTGFGLALNFFTRPGDKVVIQEPVYHPFRRLIAGNGRRVVNNALLNRGNGCYEMDLEGLERIFKQEEPRMMVLCNPHNPIGIAWPASVLRQVASLARKHGVIVFDDEIHSDLMLYGHKHAAFAAVSDDAAAVALTLGAPTKTFNIAGLESSWCVVKNPDLRKPFYNWLGTNELNSPTMVATLATEAAYTCGEPWLEQCLHYIEANVDYVAAYCRQHLDGIVAVKPQASYLVWLDCTALGLSHEQLVSLFVDKAHLALNDGAMFGRGGEGHMRLNCATPRSNLVEAMRRLTDAI
- the mtgA gene encoding monofunctional biosynthetic peptidoglycan transglycosylase, producing MIFRHVGRWLAYLLIFFFTSTILAVVAFKYIPVYYTPLMVLRCMEQIADGRTPKIDHQWVPLSQMSHNLPQAVVASEDNRFLEHHGFDTEEIARAYLESRRGGRERGASTISQQTAKNVFLWPGHSWVRKGFEAYFTVLIENIWGKERIMEVYLNSIEMGDGIYGVKAACRHSFDKDCGDVTKHEAALIAASLPAPLERDSKHPSGRMLNRAGKVVDLMGKIETMPWGRR
- a CDS encoding efflux RND transporter periplasmic adaptor subunit, which codes for MKLKRVSQAMLTLGAIALLTGCKGKTDPMAGMQGQNAAAVATYTVTSGDLSLDNEYPATIKGKMDIAVRPMISGTITRVCVDEGQRVTKGQLLFLIDDVQYQAAVRSAEAGVASAKAAVASAESQVTTIQSSVATARLTATNQKKLLDKGIISNYQYQTADLNLKSAQSQLNAARQAVGQSRAALAQAQQQVVNARKNLSYSRVVAPCDGVVGEIPNREGSLASPSGTPLTTISDNSQVYAYFSFNEKQVLALTKNGSVSLQAAISQLPQVKLKLSNGEIYGQVGRVSTVSGVLDQSTGSAQVRALFPNVNGMLRSGSTGSVLIPATTGRCLIIPQKATYEVQDQKYVYVVGPGRKATSRAITVMDQNDGQNYAVTSGLSVGDVIVVEGVGTQVKEGTTILTKAQASAAMKAMAAGAKKK
- a CDS encoding efflux RND transporter permease subunit, with translation MNLKLFINRPVLSTVISIFIVILGAIGLSSLPLEQYPSIAPPTVMVDATYTGANAQTVMNAVIEPLEEQINGVEGMDYMTSTAAAGSASITVTFKPGTNPDMDAVNVQNRVSQAQGLLPSEVTRVGVTTIKSQTSMLMAISLVDTTDTYSSQFLDGYMSINVLPEIKRVTGVGETFQTASDYSMRIWLQPDKMAQYNLMPSDITAALSDQNIEAAPGSFGENGHQSFEYDLRYKGRLSTPQQFDSIVVRTDGDNVLYLTDVAKVELGSLMYSFKSTANGHPGSSMMIMQSAGSNAFDVINNILAKMDQMKKELPKGMTFVVPMNTNVFLSASIHEVEKTLIEAFILVFLVVYIFLQDLRSTIIPAIAIPVALIGTFALLYLLDFSINLLTLSALVLAIAIVVDDAIVVVEAVHAKLDEGYHSARQAAIDAMAEIGSAIISITLVMMLVFIPVSFMPGVEGTFYKQFGLTMAFAIGISAINALTLSPALCAVFLKPHKKEDDELDEDGKPKRSRRPSLVSRFHDGFNKNYDKLLGVYRRCVQFFIRTKWLALGIVAVVIAVLIFLMNTTSTGFVPNEDTGTVMISMSLPPASGQDRTIAVADAVDKIVGQLPEVDSRMTVQGYSLLGDQGNNQATCIVKLKPWDERERRSDEIIKTLYMQTGMAVKDGTVMIFAPPMVAGYGASSGFTVELQDKTGGDINKLFQIEQQFCAELMKHPEVQMAYSAFNPSYPQYMVNVDEAKAARAGLGTSGVLATLQGYYGGMYVSNFNRFGKIYRVMLQADPAARVSPETLNQIKVRTATGMTPITDFVSLSRVYAPQSLSRFNMYSNIEVTGTVNQGYSSGQALKVVEEVASKVLPTGYGYEYSGLSREEAKSTNSTTTIFILCLLFVYLILSALYESYILPLAVILSVPMGLFGSFVFANIFGVENNIYLKISLIMLIGLLAKNAILIIQFSLERRRTGMSIVGSAVAGAQARLRPILMTSLAMIIGLLPLMLANGVGANGNRSLGTGAVGGMLIGTILQVLIVPTLFVIFQSAQEKIKPLRWKDKDNSEIEREIRQYTPDKITYNKDEDEEQ
- a CDS encoding TolC family protein, whose product is MMKRKYISLAVVMVALATMMGGCKMYKEYTTPTDVPIIDEYARVKDAPQDSTSLGNLGWRQVFTDPLLQSYIERALANNTSLKNTKLNVDIAEARLQGAKLSYLPSLTFSPNGAGVKLGDNSMDWGWQLPLTLSWQTDIYGQITNNKRSAESAVRYAQYYNQAVQSQLIASVATCYYNLVSLNNQLKIYNENAQLAKETNKTMKDMKESARAGYTEVAVVQSEAQYQSILGTIPNIELSIAQLNNTLSLLMNEKPQQWPVNQGSELALPAQFTGGVPITYLAARPDVRESEENFAQAYYATNIARANFYPQLSITATGAYGTLMGSSVIDPAKWLVNLAGSLVAPLFDKGQNMATLKAAKARQEQALNNFQYSILSASADVSNALANIQAYRTQQANVEQQEAALAKAVSYNKDLLSLYTTTYLDVISAQQSLLAAQISLENVKLNENLGVITLYQALGGGR